A region of Oryctolagus cuniculus chromosome 3, mOryCun1.1, whole genome shotgun sequence DNA encodes the following proteins:
- the SLC40A1 gene encoding ferroportin isoform X1: MTRERGQDRQGGCCANYLTSAKFLLYLGHSLSTWGDRMWHFAVSVFLVELYGNSLLLTAVYGLVVAGSVLLLGAIIGDWVDKNARLKVAQTSLVVQNVSVILCGIILMMVFLHKNELLTIYHGWILTSCYILIITIANIANLASTATAITIQRDWIVVVAGGDRSKLADMNATIRRIDQLTNILAPMAVGQIMTFGSPVIGCGFISGWNLVSMCVEYFLLWKVYQKTPALAVKAALKVEEAELKQLNLHKDTEPKTLEGTHLMGEKDPNIRELEPEQEPTCASQMAEPFRTFRDGWVSYYNQPVFLAGMGLAFLYMTVLGFDCITTGYAYTQGLSGSVLSILMGASAITGIMGTVAFTWLRRKCGLVRTGLISGLAQLSCLILCVISVFMPGSPLDLSVSPFEDIRSRFIQGEPLSTTTEIPKAIFTTETLLSNGSNPANTVPEVTSHSVPLISVSLLFAGVIAARVGLWSFDLTVTQLLQENVIESERGIINGVQNSMNYLLDLLHFIMVILAPNPEAFGLLVLISVSFVAMGHIMYFRFAQKTLGNQLFVCGPDEKEVANENQTDSSVV, encoded by the exons GGAGATCGGATGTGGCACTTTGCTGTGTCTGTGTTCCTGGTAGAGCTCTATGGAAACAGCCTCCTCCTGACTGCAGTCTATGGCCTGGTTGTAGCGGGCTCTGTTCTGCTCCTGGGAGCCATCATCGGCGATTGGGTGGATAAGAACGCCAGACTTAAAG TGGCTCAGACTTCACTGGTGGTGCAGAACGTTTCAGTCATCCTGTGTGGCATCATCCTGATGATGGTTTTCTTACATAAAAATGAGCTTCTGACCATATACCATGGATGGATTCTT ACTTCCTGCTATATCCTGATCATCACTATTGCCAACATTGCTAATTTGGCCAGCACTGCTACAGCAATCACTATCCAAAGGGACTGGATTGTTGTTGTTGCAGGAGGAGACAGAAGCAAATTAGCAG ACATGAATGCTACAATCCGAAGAATCGATCAGTTAACCAACATCTTGGCCCCCATGGCCGTTGGCCAGATCATGACATTTGGCTCCCCAGTTATTGGCTGTGGTTTCATTTCGGGATGGAATCTGGTGTCCATGTGTGTCGAGTACTTTCTGCTCTGGAAGGTTTACCAGAAAACCCCTGCTCTCGCTGTGAAAGCTGCTCTGAAAGTAGAGGAAGCTGAATTGAAGCAGCTGAATTTACACAAAG ACACTGAGCCAAAAACCCTGGAGGGAACTCATCTAATGGGTGAGAAAGACCCTAACATCCGTGAGCTTGAACCTGAGCAAGAgcccacctgtgcctcccagatGGCTGAGCCCTTCCGCACCTTCCGAGATGGATGGGTCTCCTACTACAACCAGCCCGTGTTTCTGGCGGGCATGGGTCTTGCTTTCCTTTATATGACTGTCCTGGGCTTTGACTGCATCACCACAgggtacgcctacactcaggggCTGAGTGGCTCCGTCCTCAGTATTTTGATGGGAGCATCAGCTATAACTGGAATAATGGGAACCGTGGCTTTCACCTGGCTGCGTCGAAAATGTGGCCTGGTTCGCACTGGTCTGATCTCAGGACTGGCACAGCTTTCCTGTTTGATTTTGTGTGTGATCTCCGTGTTCATGCCTGGAAGTCCTTTGGacttgtctgtgtctccctttgaAGATATCCGTTCTAGGTTCATTCAAGGAGAACCACTGTCCACTACAACCGAAATACCCAAAGCCATCTTTACAACTGAAACTCTTCTGTCGAACGGGTCTAATCCTGCTAATACTGTCCCAGAGGTGACTAGCCATTCTGTTCCTCTCATCTCCGTCAGTCTGCTGTTTGCAGGCGTGATTGCTGCTAGAGTTG GTCTTTGGTCCTTTGATTTAACTGTGACACAGTTGTTGCAAGAAAATGTAATTGAATCTGAAAGAGGCATTATCAATGGTGTACAGAACTCCATGAATTATCTTCTTGATCTTCTGCATTTCATCATGGTCATCCTGGCTCCGAATCCTGAAGCTTTTGGCTTGCTCGTATTGATTTCAGTCTCCTTTGTGGCAATGGGCCACATCATGTATTTCCGATTTGCCCAAAAGACTCTGGGCAATCAGCTGTTTGTTTGTGGTCCTGATGAAAAAGAGGTTGCGAATGAAAACCAAACAGATTCATCTGTTGTATAA
- the SLC40A1 gene encoding ferroportin isoform X2, which translates to MWHFAVSVFLVELYGNSLLLTAVYGLVVAGSVLLLGAIIGDWVDKNARLKVAQTSLVVQNVSVILCGIILMMVFLHKNELLTIYHGWILTSCYILIITIANIANLASTATAITIQRDWIVVVAGGDRSKLADMNATIRRIDQLTNILAPMAVGQIMTFGSPVIGCGFISGWNLVSMCVEYFLLWKVYQKTPALAVKAALKVEEAELKQLNLHKDTEPKTLEGTHLMGEKDPNIRELEPEQEPTCASQMAEPFRTFRDGWVSYYNQPVFLAGMGLAFLYMTVLGFDCITTGYAYTQGLSGSVLSILMGASAITGIMGTVAFTWLRRKCGLVRTGLISGLAQLSCLILCVISVFMPGSPLDLSVSPFEDIRSRFIQGEPLSTTTEIPKAIFTTETLLSNGSNPANTVPEVTSHSVPLISVSLLFAGVIAARVGLWSFDLTVTQLLQENVIESERGIINGVQNSMNYLLDLLHFIMVILAPNPEAFGLLVLISVSFVAMGHIMYFRFAQKTLGNQLFVCGPDEKEVANENQTDSSVV; encoded by the exons ATGTGGCACTTTGCTGTGTCTGTGTTCCTGGTAGAGCTCTATGGAAACAGCCTCCTCCTGACTGCAGTCTATGGCCTGGTTGTAGCGGGCTCTGTTCTGCTCCTGGGAGCCATCATCGGCGATTGGGTGGATAAGAACGCCAGACTTAAAG TGGCTCAGACTTCACTGGTGGTGCAGAACGTTTCAGTCATCCTGTGTGGCATCATCCTGATGATGGTTTTCTTACATAAAAATGAGCTTCTGACCATATACCATGGATGGATTCTT ACTTCCTGCTATATCCTGATCATCACTATTGCCAACATTGCTAATTTGGCCAGCACTGCTACAGCAATCACTATCCAAAGGGACTGGATTGTTGTTGTTGCAGGAGGAGACAGAAGCAAATTAGCAG ACATGAATGCTACAATCCGAAGAATCGATCAGTTAACCAACATCTTGGCCCCCATGGCCGTTGGCCAGATCATGACATTTGGCTCCCCAGTTATTGGCTGTGGTTTCATTTCGGGATGGAATCTGGTGTCCATGTGTGTCGAGTACTTTCTGCTCTGGAAGGTTTACCAGAAAACCCCTGCTCTCGCTGTGAAAGCTGCTCTGAAAGTAGAGGAAGCTGAATTGAAGCAGCTGAATTTACACAAAG ACACTGAGCCAAAAACCCTGGAGGGAACTCATCTAATGGGTGAGAAAGACCCTAACATCCGTGAGCTTGAACCTGAGCAAGAgcccacctgtgcctcccagatGGCTGAGCCCTTCCGCACCTTCCGAGATGGATGGGTCTCCTACTACAACCAGCCCGTGTTTCTGGCGGGCATGGGTCTTGCTTTCCTTTATATGACTGTCCTGGGCTTTGACTGCATCACCACAgggtacgcctacactcaggggCTGAGTGGCTCCGTCCTCAGTATTTTGATGGGAGCATCAGCTATAACTGGAATAATGGGAACCGTGGCTTTCACCTGGCTGCGTCGAAAATGTGGCCTGGTTCGCACTGGTCTGATCTCAGGACTGGCACAGCTTTCCTGTTTGATTTTGTGTGTGATCTCCGTGTTCATGCCTGGAAGTCCTTTGGacttgtctgtgtctccctttgaAGATATCCGTTCTAGGTTCATTCAAGGAGAACCACTGTCCACTACAACCGAAATACCCAAAGCCATCTTTACAACTGAAACTCTTCTGTCGAACGGGTCTAATCCTGCTAATACTGTCCCAGAGGTGACTAGCCATTCTGTTCCTCTCATCTCCGTCAGTCTGCTGTTTGCAGGCGTGATTGCTGCTAGAGTTG GTCTTTGGTCCTTTGATTTAACTGTGACACAGTTGTTGCAAGAAAATGTAATTGAATCTGAAAGAGGCATTATCAATGGTGTACAGAACTCCATGAATTATCTTCTTGATCTTCTGCATTTCATCATGGTCATCCTGGCTCCGAATCCTGAAGCTTTTGGCTTGCTCGTATTGATTTCAGTCTCCTTTGTGGCAATGGGCCACATCATGTATTTCCGATTTGCCCAAAAGACTCTGGGCAATCAGCTGTTTGTTTGTGGTCCTGATGAAAAAGAGGTTGCGAATGAAAACCAAACAGATTCATCTGTTGTATAA